DNA from Brachyspira aalborgi:
AAAATTTCTTTATAGGAGCAAGTTCTCAAATCGGAATATTTATAATTTTTTATATAATGAGTTCTTTTGGCGAGTATTTAAATTTGGGAGATAATATAGCGGCTGCGACTTCAATTATAGGAGCGGCTGACGGTTCTTTAGCTATGTATATGGCTTCTTTAATTGCCGAGACAAGATATTTTGCGCCAATAGTTATAGCTTCTTATTTGTATATGGAATTATTGCCAATTTTACAAATGGGCGTGACAAAATTTTTAACAACTTCTAAAGAAAGAAAAATTTCTATGTCTTATTTAAGGCATGTTTCAAGAGGAGAGAAAATTATATTCGCCGTTATATCTATGGGATTTTGCGGAATATTTTTGTCAAACGCTTTTCCTTTAATTGCGGCTTTATTATTTGGAAGCATATTAAGAGAATCCGATATAATTAAAAATTTTTCCGTTAATTTACAAAAATCTTTAAACGGAATTCTTACAATGTTTATAGGAATTGCAATAGGTTCTTCGACAACCGCCGAAACTTTTATAACATTTAATACGATTATTATATTTTTATTCGGTTTGCTTTCTTTAATATTAAGCACCGTTATTGGAATTCTTACTGCAAAGATAATGAATATTTTAACAAGAGGAAAAGTTAATCCAATTATAGGCTCTGCAGGATTAAGCGCTTTTCCTATTCCCGCTTGGGGCGCGCATATTTACGGACAAGAAAATAGTTCTTCAAATTGTCTACTTTTGCATGCTATGGCTGTAAATATTTCGGGAATAATTTCGGGCGCTATTTCTGTTGGAATATTATTAACTTTCTTTCATTAATAGATAAAGTTTATTTGTAAAAAAATGCATTTCTTTATTTAAATTTATTTGATTATGAATTATAATATTTAAATAATAAATTAATTAAAAATATTTTATGAAGATAAACGATTTAGTTTCTATATTAGTTCCCGTGTATAATATAGAAAAAAATATAGAAAAAAATATTAATATTCTTATAGAAAAAATTTCTCCGTTTATAGAAAATTTTGAAATAATAATTTCAGACGATGGAAGCGAAGATAATTCAAAAAAAATTATAGAAAAAATATGCAAAGAAAATAAAAATATTATAGGCGTATATTCAAAAGAAAATCATGGAAAAGGAAACGCTTTAAAAAGAGCATGCGAAATTGCAAAAGGAAAATATATTATATTCTGCGATGGCGATATGGAAATAAATCCTTCGCAACTTGAAAACTTTTTTGAAATAATGAATAAAGAAAACGCCGATATTGTAATCGGTTCTAAAAGGCATAAAGATTCTATAGTTAATTATTCTAATATAAGAAAAATTATTTCTTTCGTATATTTTATGTTCGTTAAAATATTTTTTAATTTGCCAATACAAGACACTCAAACGGGATTAAAATTATTTAAAAGAGAAGCGATAATAAATATTTTTCCAAGAATTTTAGTTAAAGCTTTCGCTTATGATTTGGAAGTTTTAGTCGCTTGCAATTCAAACGGTAAAAAAATAGTATCCGCTCCCGTTATAGTTAATCCTAATAGACATTTTGGTTTTATAAAATTAAGCGTTCTTTGGAAAACTTTTATAGACACTTTGGCAATTTTTTATAGATTAAATATAGTTAAATTCTATGAAGATTTATTTGAAGAATTAAAATTAAACTCGCTTGTAAGTATAATAATTCCTTTAAAAAAAATAAACGATTATATAAAAGAAGAAGTGGAATATTTGCTTGAACAAACTTATAAAAATTTTGAAGTTATTATACTTCCAGATTCTTTTTCAAATGAAGAAATCGATTTAGAAATTTTTAAAGATAAAAGAATAAAAATAATTGAAACGGGAGATATTCCGCCTGCATTAAAAAGAGCGAAAGGAGTTGAAATTTCAAAAGGAGAGATTTTAGCTTTTTTAGACGATGATACTTATCCCGAAAAAGATTGGCTTAAAAATTCTTTAAGAGCTTTAGAAACTAAAAATATAAACGCGTTAGGCGGACCCGCTATAACTTCGCCAAAAGATAATTTTTCAAAACAAATTAGCGGACTTATTTATAGTTCTACTTTAATGAGCGGAAAGCATAGAGCGAGATATATTCCATGTAAAGTTCAATATGTTAGAGATTTTCCAAGTTGCAATTTTATCATAACAAAAAAACTTTACGATAAAGTCGGCGGTTTTAATAGCGAATATTGGCCTGGAGAAGATACGATTCTTTGCAATAATATAATGAAGAATAAAGAAAAAATATTATATACTCCCGAGATGCAAGTTTATCACCATAGAAGAGATTTATTTTTTGGACATTTCAAACAACTTAAAGGCTACGCTTGGCATAGAGGTTATTTTGTTAAAAAATTTGGCGGAAATTCTTTTGAATTATCATATTTTATTCCTTCAATATTTTTATTATGGACGATTCTTTTGCCAATTCTTTTAATTTTCAAATTTCCAATTTTTATAAATAATTTAATTCCCGCTTTTAATATAAATATAATAAAATTTGTTTTATTTATTCCGCATATTTTATATTTTATTTGTTTAATTATAAGTTGGATAAGTTCTTTTTCTTTAATTAAAGGATTTTGCAAAATAATTGGAATATTTCTTTCTCATTTTGTTTATGGATTTTTCTTTATTAAAGGGTTTTTTAAAGGTTTAAAATCATAATTTTTAAATAAAATTTTTCAATAAAATTTTTTAATTTTTTAAAAAAATCAACTATATAGCAAACTATATATTTTTAAAAACCCTAAAATATGTATTAAATGTAGTATAAATTGATATATTTTATAAAAAATGATTAAAAAATTTAAAAAAATACAAAAAAAACGCTTGACAAATATTTTTTTATGTTGTATAATTTAAATATATGATTAAAATGAATATTATAAAATACGCTTTT
Protein-coding regions in this window:
- a CDS encoding sodium ion-translocating decarboxylase subunit beta, translated to MNKILGLDFNNLFAGFYPPSFAQIIMMLLGAYLIYMSIYYNKKPLLLLPMGVSILASNMPLPKMTTEVINGFLGFIFSGADSGVYSILVFFAVGTMIDLGLILADPKNFFIGASSQIGIFIIFYIMSSFGEYLNLGDNIAAATSIIGAADGSLAMYMASLIAETRYFAPIVIASYLYMELLPILQMGVTKFLTTSKERKISMSYLRHVSRGEKIIFAVISMGFCGIFLSNAFPLIAALLFGSILRESDIIKNFSVNLQKSLNGILTMFIGIAIGSSTTAETFITFNTIIIFLFGLLSLILSTVIGILTAKIMNILTRGKVNPIIGSAGLSAFPIPAWGAHIYGQENSSSNCLLLHAMAVNISGIISGAISVGILLTFFH
- a CDS encoding glycosyltransferase family 2 protein, translating into MKINDLVSILVPVYNIEKNIEKNINILIEKISPFIENFEIIISDDGSEDNSKKIIEKICKENKNIIGVYSKENHGKGNALKRACEIAKGKYIIFCDGDMEINPSQLENFFEIMNKENADIVIGSKRHKDSIVNYSNIRKIISFVYFMFVKIFFNLPIQDTQTGLKLFKREAIINIFPRILVKAFAYDLEVLVACNSNGKKIVSAPVIVNPNRHFGFIKLSVLWKTFIDTLAIFYRLNIVKFYEDLFEELKLNSLVSIIIPLKKINDYIKEEVEYLLEQTYKNFEVIILPDSFSNEEIDLEIFKDKRIKIIETGDIPPALKRAKGVEISKGEILAFLDDDTYPEKDWLKNSLRALETKNINALGGPAITSPKDNFSKQISGLIYSSTLMSGKHRARYIPCKVQYVRDFPSCNFIITKKLYDKVGGFNSEYWPGEDTILCNNIMKNKEKILYTPEMQVYHHRRDLFFGHFKQLKGYAWHRGYFVKKFGGNSFELSYFIPSIFLLWTILLPILLIFKFPIFINNLIPAFNINIIKFVLFIPHILYFICLIISWISSFSLIKGFCKIIGIFLSHFVYGFFFIKGFFKGLKS